A single window of Aquarana catesbeiana isolate 2022-GZ linkage group LG10, ASM4218655v1, whole genome shotgun sequence DNA harbors:
- the LOC141109789 gene encoding uncharacterized protein, with the protein MAALLLILAFCTRSCAVTLPQPVAIAAEVGSSVNLSCEFRLGTEQVSEKNLYWYMPGPQEDSEWFVFPHVATEIPNNICQSCVWRTNQNNDTDMSLTIADVRLLYTGTYVCQMSVRVNSKTKTVSGNGTYLLVHRSLDTSINVITNSILCRSEVQEVKNVSLIWDYEGGWMENRALESSYEISTELHIGKIECRGRGIVTAVCLLQYMGNSLTNRSIEFPCPGKPRSGVSAQVSSHI; encoded by the exons ATGGCCGCTCTGCTTCTAATTCTAGCGTTCT GCACCAGAAGCTGCGCCGTAACCCTACCACAGCCCGTAGCTATAGCAGCCGAGGTTGGCTCCTCTGTGAATTTAAGTTGCGAATTCAGGCTGGGAACGGAGCAAGTGAGTGAGAAGAACCTCTACTGGTACATGCCGGGGCCCCAGGAAGACAGTGAATGGTTTGTGTTTCCCCATGTCGCCACGGAAATCCCCAACAACATCTGCCAAAGCTGTGTATGGCGAACCAACCAGAACAACGACACGGATATGTCACTGACCATCGCTGATGTCAGACTGCTGTATACGGGCACATACGTATGTCAGATGTCAGTGCGTGTTAACAGCAAGACAAAGACCGTGTCCGGGAATGGTACCTACCTACTTGTACACA GATCTCTGGATACATCCATCAATGTCATCACCAATAGTATCCTCTGTAGAAGTGAAGTACAAGAAGTGAAGAATGTATCTCTGATCTGGGACTATgaagggggatggatggagaatcGAGCACTGGAGAGTTCCTATGAGATCAGCACTGAGCTCCATATTGGAAAGATCGAGTGCCGGGGCCGGGGGATTGTGACCGCTGTTTGTTTACTCCAATACATGGGCAACAGCCTGACTAACCGGAGTATAGAGTTCCCTTGTCCAGGTAAGCCCAGGTCCGGTGTAAGTGCCCAGGTTTCCTCCCATATATGA